The following coding sequences are from one Ramlibacter henchirensis window:
- the chrA gene encoding chromate efflux transporter gives MSQGAVPFREALRFWLKLGFISFGGPAGQIAIMHRELVEQRRWISERRFLHALNYCMLLPGPEAQQLATYIGWLMHRTWGGIAAGALFVLPSLLLLIALSWVYVAFGQIDWVAGIFYGIKPAVAAIVLQAVWRIGGRTLRRPSQAPVLWAVAIASFVAIAFLDVPFPWIVLAAGLIGAVGGRGWPDQFQAGGAHTSKGQVHGPSLIDDHTPTPEHARFHRSRLARVVLVGAILWLTPMALLVAWHGWDSTLAQMAWFFTKAALLTFGGAYAVLPYVYQGAVEHFQWLTGPQMIDGLALGETTPGPLIMVVAFVGFVGGWARQVLGPDALFLGGALAACVVTWFTFLPSFLFILAGGPLVESTHGQMRFTAPLTGVTAAVVGVIASLALFFLRHIAWPVPGGPVDWVALAIAAAAAIALLRFKVGVIPVILACAAAGLLLRLAGLA, from the coding sequence ATGTCCCAAGGCGCCGTGCCCTTCCGCGAGGCGCTGCGCTTCTGGCTGAAGCTGGGCTTCATCAGCTTCGGCGGGCCGGCCGGGCAGATCGCGATCATGCACCGCGAGCTGGTGGAGCAGCGCCGCTGGATCTCGGAGCGCCGCTTCCTGCACGCGCTCAACTACTGCATGCTGCTGCCCGGCCCCGAGGCCCAGCAGCTGGCCACCTACATCGGCTGGCTGATGCACCGCACCTGGGGCGGCATCGCGGCGGGCGCGCTGTTCGTGCTGCCGTCGCTGCTGCTGCTGATCGCGCTGAGCTGGGTCTACGTGGCGTTCGGGCAGATCGATTGGGTAGCGGGCATCTTCTACGGCATCAAGCCCGCGGTCGCCGCCATCGTCCTGCAGGCGGTATGGCGCATCGGCGGCCGCACGCTGCGGCGGCCATCGCAGGCGCCGGTGCTTTGGGCCGTGGCGATCGCGAGCTTCGTCGCGATCGCATTTCTCGATGTGCCGTTCCCCTGGATCGTGCTGGCGGCGGGGCTGATCGGCGCCGTGGGCGGGCGCGGGTGGCCGGACCAGTTCCAGGCGGGCGGCGCGCACACGAGCAAGGGGCAAGTGCATGGGCCGTCGCTCATCGACGACCACACGCCGACGCCCGAACACGCGCGGTTCCACCGCAGCCGCCTTGCGCGAGTGGTCCTCGTGGGTGCGATCCTGTGGCTCACCCCGATGGCGCTGCTCGTCGCGTGGCATGGCTGGGACAGCACCCTGGCGCAGATGGCCTGGTTCTTCACCAAGGCCGCCCTGCTCACGTTCGGCGGCGCGTATGCCGTGCTGCCCTACGTCTACCAGGGCGCGGTCGAACACTTCCAGTGGCTGACGGGCCCGCAGATGATCGATGGACTCGCCCTCGGCGAGACCACGCCGGGGCCGCTGATCATGGTCGTGGCCTTCGTCGGCTTCGTGGGGGGATGGGCGCGGCAGGTGCTGGGACCCGACGCGCTGTTCCTCGGCGGCGCGCTCGCGGCCTGCGTCGTCACCTGGTTCACCTTCCTGCCTTCGTTCCTGTTCATCCTGGCCGGCGGGCCGCTGGTCGAGTCGACGCACGGACAGATGCGCTTCACGGCGCCGCTGACCGGTGTCACTGCCGCCGTCGTCGGCGTGATCGCGAGTCTGGCCCTGTTCTTCCTGCGGCACATTGCGTGGCCGGTGCCGGGCGGGCCGGTCGACTGGGTGGCGCTGGCCATAGCGGCCGCCGCGGCCATCGCACTGCTGCGCTTCAAGGTGGGCGTGATCCCGGTGATCCTGGCCTGCGCCGCGGCCGGGCTGCTGCTGCGGCTGGCCGGGCTGGCCTGA
- a CDS encoding M20 family metallopeptidase codes for MNAPLHREMPGAVLDAAQALAHASDQWDRDIVRQLTDYIAIPAKSPSFDADWAAHGHIETVLRNAAAWVEAQKVPGLKLEIVRLPGRTPVLFFEVEGTRAGATQTVLMYGHLDKQPEFNGWRSDLGPWTPKYEDGKLYGRGGADDGYAVYASVAAVQALKAQKVQHPRIVGLIETCEESGSYDLLPYIDALRMRLGDVGLVICLDSGAGNYDQLWLTTSLRGMASGTLKVQILTEGVHSGDASGLVPSSFRIMRQVLDRLEDSKTGRLLPASFHCEVPAVRVDQARATAAILGEEVYKRFPWAHADCGGSVQTALPTTTDPVQALINRTWTPTLSVTGAEGFPALQDAGNVLRPYTAFKLSLRLPPLVDAPSAVQELKTLLEDNAPYQAVVTFDPGSAATGWNAPDTAPWFEQALNSASQAHFGAPCGYIGQGGTIPLMSMLSQGFPAAQMMVCGVLGPRSNAHGPNEFLHVPYAKRLTAAVSEVIARMP; via the coding sequence ATGAACGCCCCCTTGCACCGCGAGATGCCCGGCGCCGTGCTCGACGCCGCCCAGGCGCTGGCCCATGCCAGCGACCAGTGGGACCGCGACATCGTGCGCCAGCTCACCGACTACATCGCCATCCCCGCCAAGTCCCCCAGCTTCGACGCCGACTGGGCCGCGCACGGCCACATCGAAACCGTGCTGCGCAACGCCGCGGCCTGGGTCGAGGCGCAGAAGGTACCGGGCCTGAAGCTGGAGATCGTGCGGCTGCCGGGGCGCACGCCGGTGCTGTTCTTCGAGGTCGAGGGCACCCGTGCCGGCGCCACGCAGACCGTGCTGATGTACGGCCACCTGGACAAGCAGCCGGAATTCAACGGCTGGCGCAGCGACCTGGGCCCGTGGACGCCCAAGTACGAGGACGGCAAGCTCTATGGTCGCGGTGGCGCCGACGACGGCTACGCGGTCTACGCCAGCGTGGCGGCCGTGCAGGCGCTCAAGGCGCAGAAGGTGCAGCACCCGCGCATCGTGGGCCTGATCGAGACCTGCGAGGAAAGCGGCTCCTACGACTTGCTGCCGTACATCGACGCGCTGCGCATGCGGCTGGGTGATGTCGGCCTGGTGATCTGCCTGGATTCGGGCGCCGGCAACTACGACCAGCTGTGGCTCACCACCTCCCTGCGCGGCATGGCGTCGGGGACGCTGAAGGTCCAGATCCTCACCGAGGGCGTGCACTCGGGCGACGCCTCGGGCCTGGTGCCTTCGAGCTTCCGCATCATGCGGCAGGTGCTCGACCGGCTGGAGGACAGCAAGACCGGGCGCCTGCTGCCCGCGAGCTTCCATTGCGAAGTGCCGGCGGTGCGTGTCGATCAGGCGCGTGCCACGGCGGCCATCCTGGGCGAGGAGGTCTACAAGCGCTTCCCCTGGGCGCACGCCGACTGCGGCGGCTCGGTGCAGACCGCTCTTCCGACGACGACCGATCCGGTGCAGGCGCTCATCAATCGCACCTGGACGCCGACGCTGTCGGTCACGGGTGCTGAAGGGTTCCCGGCGCTGCAGGATGCGGGCAACGTGCTGCGCCCCTACACCGCCTTCAAGCTGTCGCTGCGTCTGCCGCCGCTGGTCGACGCGCCGTCGGCGGTGCAGGAACTCAAGACCCTGCTGGAGGACAACGCGCCCTACCAGGCGGTCGTCACCTTCGATCCAGGCAGCGCCGCCACGGGCTGGAACGCGCCCGACACAGCTCCCTGGTTCGAGCAGGCGCTGAACTCCGCCTCGCAGGCGCACTTCGGCGCGCCCTGCGGCTACATCGGCCAGGGCGGCACCATCCCGCTGATGAGCATGCTCAGCCAGGGCTTCCCCGCCGCGCAGATGATGGTGTGCGGCGTGCTGGGCCCGCGCAGCAATGCGCACGGGCCGAACGAGTTCCTGCACGTGCCCTACGCCAAGCGGCTGACCGCCGCCGTGTCCGAAGTGATCGCACGCATGCCTTGA
- the denD gene encoding D-erythronate dehydrogenase, with the protein MNILITGGSGFLGARLARTLLQQGRLSRAGAAAEPITSLTLTDRAPPPPDLASDPRVRQVGGDLLELVTSRALPAAGTDVIFHLAAAVSGECEADFDLGMRSNFAATHQLLEACRALGSRPVFVFASSLAVFGKQPGRPMPEPITDDTLPTPQSSYGIQKFIGEQLVADYARKGFVTGRSVRLMTVSVRPGRPNGAASGFLSGMIRDPLAGVRAQVPVAAATSVALASPARTIEGIVRAAETSDDRWGPLTGINLPSLRTSVGEMAAALEKVAGRDATALLDWTPDPAIERLVSTWPGDVRWERARGLGLGADASFEQVVRDYVRENAAAIKLPVR; encoded by the coding sequence ATGAACATCCTGATCACCGGCGGCAGCGGTTTCCTCGGCGCACGGCTGGCGCGCACGCTTCTTCAACAGGGCCGGCTGTCGCGCGCCGGCGCGGCGGCCGAGCCGATCACGTCGCTCACGCTCACCGACCGGGCTCCACCGCCTCCCGATCTGGCATCCGATCCGCGCGTCAGGCAAGTAGGCGGCGACCTGCTGGAGCTCGTCACCTCCCGCGCGCTGCCGGCCGCGGGAACCGACGTGATCTTCCATCTCGCCGCGGCGGTGAGCGGCGAATGCGAGGCCGATTTCGACCTGGGCATGCGCAGCAACTTCGCGGCCACGCACCAGCTGCTGGAAGCCTGCCGCGCGCTCGGCTCGCGGCCGGTCTTCGTGTTCGCCAGCTCGCTGGCCGTGTTCGGCAAGCAGCCCGGGCGCCCGATGCCCGAGCCGATCACCGACGACACGCTGCCCACGCCGCAAAGCAGCTACGGCATCCAGAAATTCATCGGCGAGCAGCTCGTGGCCGACTATGCGCGCAAGGGTTTCGTCACCGGCCGCAGCGTGCGGCTGATGACGGTGAGCGTGCGCCCCGGCCGGCCCAACGGCGCGGCCTCGGGCTTCCTCTCGGGAATGATCCGCGACCCGCTGGCGGGCGTGCGCGCGCAGGTGCCGGTGGCCGCCGCCACGTCGGTCGCCCTGGCCTCGCCGGCTCGAACGATCGAAGGCATCGTGCGGGCGGCCGAAACGTCGGACGATCGCTGGGGCCCGCTCACGGGCATCAATCTGCCCTCGCTGCGCACTTCGGTGGGCGAGATGGCTGCGGCGCTCGAGAAGGTCGCCGGCCGCGATGCCACGGCGCTGCTCGACTGGACTCCCGATCCCGCCATCGAGCGGCTCGTGAGCACCTGGCCGGGCGATGTCCGCTGGGAACGCGCCCGCGGTCTGGGCCTCGGGGCCGACGCCAGCTTCGAGCAGGTCGTGCGCGACTACGTGCGCGAGAACGCCGCGGCGATCAAGCTGCCGGTGCGCTGA
- a CDS encoding MFS transporter, with amino-acid sequence MNRSLWLLAACQGLYLTNNVTFIAINGLVGLALAPLGWMATLPVMGYVVGGAMSTGLVARTQQRWGRQRSFQAGLVVAALSALLCAYAAVTRNFWLLCLATVIAGYYNANAGLYRFAAAELVAAPAREKAVSLVMAGGLLGAVIGPNLAARTRDLFAVPFAGAYLALAVVAVLSMMLMAFLRFPVPASRTESPVGRSLAEVMRQPTFIVAAAAGALSFGVMNLLMAATPIAMQQCGLPFSDAALVLEWHVIGMFAPGFFTGSLIKRFGALRVMGAGVVLNVACIAVALSGVDLHQFVIALFLLGVGWNFLFTGSTTLSLSTYRPEEKDKAQGALNFFVMATLALTSLASGVLVTTQGWTLLNWGSIVPVAITALALVWLALHKRRTAAAAA; translated from the coding sequence ATGAACCGATCGCTGTGGCTGCTGGCCGCCTGCCAGGGCCTCTACCTCACCAACAACGTCACCTTCATCGCCATCAACGGCCTGGTGGGACTCGCGCTGGCGCCGCTTGGCTGGATGGCGACGCTGCCGGTGATGGGCTACGTGGTGGGCGGCGCGATGTCGACCGGCCTGGTCGCGCGCACGCAGCAGCGCTGGGGCCGGCAGCGGTCGTTCCAGGCCGGCCTGGTGGTGGCCGCGTTGTCGGCGCTGCTGTGCGCCTATGCCGCGGTGACGCGCAACTTCTGGCTGCTGTGCCTTGCCACGGTCATCGCCGGTTACTACAACGCCAACGCGGGCCTGTACCGATTCGCCGCGGCCGAACTGGTGGCGGCGCCGGCGCGCGAGAAGGCCGTGTCGCTCGTGATGGCCGGCGGATTGCTCGGCGCGGTGATCGGCCCCAACCTCGCGGCGCGCACGCGCGACCTGTTCGCCGTGCCGTTTGCCGGCGCCTATCTCGCGCTCGCCGTGGTGGCGGTGCTGTCGATGATGCTGATGGCCTTCCTTCGCTTTCCGGTCCCCGCCTCGCGCACCGAATCGCCGGTCGGCCGCTCGCTGGCCGAAGTGATGCGGCAGCCCACCTTCATCGTGGCCGCCGCCGCGGGCGCGCTGAGTTTCGGCGTGATGAACCTGCTGATGGCGGCGACACCCATCGCGATGCAGCAGTGCGGCCTGCCGTTCTCCGACGCGGCGCTCGTGCTCGAGTGGCACGTGATCGGCATGTTCGCGCCGGGCTTCTTCACCGGCAGCCTGATCAAGCGTTTCGGCGCGCTGCGCGTGATGGGCGCGGGCGTGGTGCTGAACGTCGCATGCATCGCCGTGGCGCTGTCGGGCGTCGACCTGCACCAGTTCGTGATCGCGCTCTTCCTGCTGGGCGTGGGGTGGAACTTCCTCTTCACCGGCAGCACGACGCTGTCGCTCTCGACTTACCGGCCCGAGGAGAAGGACAAGGCCCAGGGTGCGCTCAACTTCTTCGTGATGGCGACGCTGGCTCTCACCTCGCTTGCTTCCGGCGTGCTGGTGACGACGCAGGGCTGGACACTCCTGAACTGGGGCTCGATCGTGCCGGTGGCGATCACGGCGCTGGCGCTTGTCTGGCTGGCGCTGCACAAGCGGCGCACCGCGGCGGCCGCGGCCTAG
- a CDS encoding alpha/beta hydrolase has protein sequence MSLPPSILTTFTASDGDNLAVQHWPLPEEARLRGVVLLVHGLGEHAGRYDHVARKLNEWGFDVRGYDHFGHGESGGERGALSSDNRLLDDLGEMVEAARARTPDGLPLIVLGHSMGGLVAAKYAAAHPGTIDALVLSSPALGTRIRGWRRALLRTLPKIAPDLRVGNGLDTRWLSHDPEVERAYRADPLVHDRISARLARFIAEGGPEVVAQAPRWKVPTLLIYAGDDRLVDPAGSRAFAAAAPADVVTSRCFDGLYHEIFNERDSQPVFDCLKRWVDERF, from the coding sequence ATGAGCCTGCCCCCGTCGATCCTCACCACCTTCACGGCCAGCGACGGCGACAACCTCGCCGTGCAGCACTGGCCGCTGCCCGAAGAAGCGCGGCTTCGCGGCGTGGTGCTGCTCGTGCACGGCCTGGGCGAGCACGCCGGGCGCTACGACCACGTCGCGCGAAAGTTGAACGAGTGGGGCTTCGACGTGCGCGGCTACGACCACTTCGGCCACGGCGAGTCGGGCGGCGAACGCGGCGCCCTCTCCAGCGACAACCGGCTGCTGGACGATCTGGGCGAGATGGTGGAAGCGGCTCGCGCGCGCACGCCCGACGGCCTGCCGCTGATCGTGCTGGGGCACAGCATGGGCGGGCTGGTCGCGGCCAAGTACGCCGCCGCGCATCCGGGCACGATCGATGCGCTGGTGCTCTCCTCGCCCGCGTTGGGCACGCGCATCCGCGGGTGGCGGCGCGCCCTGCTGCGCACGTTGCCGAAGATCGCGCCCGACCTGCGCGTCGGCAACGGGCTGGACACGCGCTGGCTGTCGCACGATCCGGAAGTCGAGCGAGCCTATCGCGCCGATCCGCTGGTGCACGATCGCATCAGCGCGCGCCTGGCGCGCTTCATCGCCGAAGGCGGCCCCGAGGTGGTGGCGCAGGCGCCGCGCTGGAAAGTCCCGACGCTGCTGATCTACGCCGGCGATGACCGTCTCGTCGATCCCGCAGGCAGCCGCGCCTTCGCCGCCGCTGCGCCGGCCGACGTGGTCACCAGCCGCTGCTTCGACGGCCTCTACCACGAGATCTTCAACGAGCGCGACTCGCAGCCGGTGTTCGACTGCCTGAAGCGCTGGGTCGACGAGCGCTTCTAG
- the metW gene encoding methionine biosynthesis protein MetW: MSDRATLQSIANLVPPGSRVLDLGCGDGALLDLLRRDRNCSGYGIEIADENLLACVKRGVDVIQLNLDEGLSMFGDNSFDVVLQIDTLQHLRNAETMLRETARVGKLGIVAFPNFAHWPNRLSIVRGRMPVTKRLPYQWYDTPNIRVGTFKDFEVLATRNRLAILDAFGLQEGREVRRLPNLMAGTAVFKFERG, from the coding sequence ATGAGTGATCGCGCCACGCTGCAAAGCATCGCCAACCTGGTGCCGCCCGGGTCGCGCGTGCTCGACCTCGGCTGCGGCGACGGCGCGCTGCTGGACCTGCTGCGCCGCGACCGCAACTGCTCCGGTTACGGCATCGAGATCGCCGACGAAAACCTGCTCGCCTGCGTTAAGCGCGGCGTCGACGTGATCCAGCTCAACCTGGACGAAGGCCTGTCCATGTTCGGGGACAACAGCTTCGACGTGGTGTTGCAGATCGACACGCTGCAGCACCTGCGAAATGCCGAAACCATGCTGCGGGAGACGGCCCGCGTGGGCAAGCTCGGCATCGTGGCGTTCCCCAATTTCGCGCACTGGCCCAACCGGCTGTCGATCGTGCGCGGCCGCATGCCGGTGACCAAGCGGCTGCCCTACCAGTGGTACGACACGCCCAACATCCGCGTGGGAACGTTCAAGGACTTCGAGGTGCTGGCCACGCGCAACCGCCTGGCCATCCTCGACGCCTTCGGCCTGCAGGAAGGGCGCGAGGTGCGGCGGCTGCCCAACCTGATGGCGGGCACGGCCGTGTTCAAGTTCGAGCGCGGCTGA
- a CDS encoding DUF72 domain-containing protein has product MSTKGRIHAGVGGWNYEPWRETFFPPGLPHNQELHWASRRLSAIEVNGTFYSTFKPPTFAKWRDETPEGFVFSIKAHRSTTNRRELGTAREAIDRFLGSGLDELGDKLGPILWQFMPTKAFDPQDFEAFLSLLPPTLGSLQLRHVLEVRHASFESEAYLALARRHGCVTVYTDSAKYPRIADDQAPFAYLRLMQSQSELATGYPTEALDEWAAGARAWAERGRDAFVFFINGAKERAPGAAQAFLERIR; this is encoded by the coding sequence ATGAGCACCAAGGGCCGCATCCATGCCGGTGTCGGCGGCTGGAACTACGAACCCTGGCGGGAGACCTTCTTTCCGCCCGGCCTGCCCCACAACCAGGAGCTGCACTGGGCCAGCCGGCGCCTGTCCGCCATCGAGGTGAACGGCACTTTCTACAGCACGTTCAAGCCGCCCACCTTCGCCAAGTGGCGCGATGAAACGCCCGAGGGATTCGTCTTCTCGATCAAGGCGCACCGCTCCACGACCAACCGGCGCGAGCTGGGAACGGCACGCGAAGCGATCGACCGCTTCCTCGGCTCGGGCCTCGACGAACTGGGCGACAAGCTCGGGCCGATCCTGTGGCAGTTCATGCCGACCAAGGCGTTCGATCCGCAGGACTTCGAAGCCTTCCTCTCACTGCTGCCGCCCACGCTGGGCAGCCTGCAGCTGCGGCACGTGCTGGAGGTGCGGCATGCGAGCTTCGAGAGCGAGGCCTACCTCGCGCTGGCGCGCCGGCATGGCTGCGTGACGGTCTATACCGATTCGGCCAAGTACCCGCGCATCGCCGACGACCAGGCGCCCTTCGCGTACCTGCGCCTGATGCAAAGCCAGTCCGAGCTGGCCACCGGCTATCCGACCGAGGCGCTGGACGAATGGGCGGCCGGGGCACGCGCCTGGGCCGAACGCGGTCGCGACGCCTTCGTCTTCTTCATCAACGGCGCCAAGGAGAGGGCGCCGGGTGCGGCGCAGGCCTTCCTCGAACGGATCCGCTGA
- the otnI gene encoding 2-oxo-tetronate isomerase has translation MPRFAANLSMLYPELPFLERFEAAAKDGFEGVEYLFPYEHPPQELATRLKGNGLQQVLFNAPPGDFSAGERGLACLPGREEQFRTGLAQALEYAQVLQCPRVHVMAGLIPTGRSKSDLRATYVENLRWAAKQAQPHAVQLLIEPINTRDIPGFFLNRQDEAHGLLDEIGEPNVKVQMDLYHCQIVEGDLATKIRRYLPTGRVDHFQIAGVPQRHEPDTGELDYGFLFRVIDEVAAASRWNGWVGCEYRPARGAAPGGTSEGLGWLRRWRAGA, from the coding sequence ATGCCGCGCTTCGCAGCCAACCTGTCGATGCTGTATCCGGAGCTGCCGTTCCTCGAGCGGTTCGAGGCGGCGGCAAAGGACGGCTTTGAGGGTGTCGAATACCTGTTCCCGTACGAGCACCCGCCACAGGAATTGGCCACGCGCTTGAAAGGAAACGGACTCCAGCAGGTGCTGTTCAACGCGCCGCCCGGCGACTTCAGTGCCGGCGAACGAGGACTGGCCTGCCTGCCGGGGCGCGAGGAGCAGTTCCGGACGGGCCTCGCGCAAGCGCTTGAGTACGCGCAAGTCCTGCAGTGCCCGCGCGTGCACGTGATGGCGGGCCTCATTCCCACCGGCCGCTCCAAGAGCGACCTTCGCGCCACCTACGTCGAGAACCTGCGCTGGGCCGCGAAGCAGGCGCAACCGCATGCCGTGCAGCTTCTGATCGAGCCGATCAACACGCGCGACATTCCCGGCTTCTTCCTGAACCGGCAAGACGAGGCGCATGGATTGCTGGACGAGATCGGCGAGCCCAACGTCAAGGTGCAGATGGACCTCTACCACTGCCAGATCGTCGAGGGCGACCTCGCCACTAAGATCCGCCGGTACTTGCCGACCGGGCGCGTGGACCACTTCCAGATCGCGGGCGTTCCGCAGCGGCATGAGCCCGACACGGGCGAGCTCGACTATGGCTTCCTGTTCCGGGTGATCGATGAGGTGGCGGCCGCCTCACGGTGGAACGGCTGGGTCGGCTGCGAATACCGTCCAGCGCGTGGCGCGGCGCCGGGCGGCACGAGCGAAGGACTGGGATGGCTGCGGCGCTGGCGCGCCGGCGCCTGA
- a CDS encoding 16S rRNA (uracil(1498)-N(3))-methyltransferase, translating into MPPRLHCPVPLQEGALLELPSTAARHVQVLRLQPGDPVTLFDGRAGEWDASVERMGRSEVLVRVGSHRAIDREPAVQVHLAIGIPANERMDWLVEKAAELGAASIQPLATERTVLRLQGERALKKQAHWQAIAAAACEQCGGNRVPVVHAIADLASWTPPAGLLRRVLSFDVAARPLQGTRADAPVLLLSGPEGGLSPREEDRARAEGFEPVTLGPRVLRAETAPLAALAALTLASAPEVPAP; encoded by the coding sequence ATGCCGCCTCGCCTGCACTGCCCCGTGCCGCTGCAGGAGGGCGCCCTCCTCGAACTGCCTTCGACGGCCGCGCGCCACGTGCAGGTGCTTCGCCTGCAGCCGGGTGATCCCGTTACGCTGTTCGACGGCCGGGCAGGCGAGTGGGATGCCTCGGTCGAGCGGATGGGCCGCAGCGAGGTGCTGGTGCGGGTCGGATCCCACCGGGCCATCGATCGCGAGCCGGCCGTGCAGGTCCACCTCGCGATCGGGATTCCGGCGAACGAGCGCATGGACTGGCTGGTGGAAAAAGCCGCCGAACTGGGAGCGGCCAGCATCCAGCCGCTGGCCACCGAGCGCACCGTGTTGCGGCTTCAGGGCGAGCGCGCGCTGAAGAAGCAGGCGCATTGGCAGGCGATCGCCGCGGCGGCCTGCGAGCAGTGCGGCGGCAATCGCGTGCCGGTGGTGCATGCGATCGCGGACCTCGCGTCGTGGACACCGCCGGCCGGCCTGCTTCGCCGCGTGCTGTCGTTCGACGTGGCCGCGCGGCCCTTGCAGGGCACACGTGCAGACGCACCCGTGCTCCTGCTCTCCGGCCCCGAAGGCGGCCTGAGCCCGCGCGAGGAAGATCGCGCCCGCGCCGAAGGCTTCGAGCCGGTCACGCTCGGGCCGCGCGTGCTGCGCGCCGAAACCGCCCCCTTGGCCGCGCTCGCGGCGCTCACCCTTGCATCCGCGCCGGAGGTTCCCGCACCATGA
- a CDS encoding DUF3606 domain-containing protein — protein MAFVFDTVPANRGLIDMNNPREVAWWTKRFACNEVQLREAVEQVGPNAAQVEQLLDGQEYILTV, from the coding sequence ATGGCCTTCGTATTCGACACCGTGCCCGCCAACAGGGGGCTCATCGACATGAATAATCCGCGCGAGGTGGCATGGTGGACCAAACGGTTCGCCTGCAACGAGGTGCAGTTGCGCGAGGCCGTGGAGCAGGTGGGGCCGAACGCCGCCCAGGTCGAGCAGCTGCTCGACGGACAGGAATACATCCTGACGGTCTGA
- the metX gene encoding homoserine O-succinyltransferase MetX, with the protein MTLIAEPKSMQFEQPLPLRSGASVRGYDLAYETYGTLNADKSNAVLVCHALNASHHVAGVYPGQDNSEGWWDTMIGPGKPVDTDRFFVIGVNNLGSCFGSTGPMHRNPDTGKVYGADFPVVTVEDWVDAQARLLDRLGIAQLAAVMGGSLGGMQALSWTLQYPDRVRHAAVIASAPNLTAENIAFNEVARRAIVTDPDFHGGHFYEHGVVPQRGLRIARMIGHITYLSDDVMNEKFGRQLRSGLDIRYTTQDIEFQIESYLRYQGDKFSEYFDANTYLLITRALDYFDPASRHDGNLSKALAAATARFLLVSFTTDWRFSPKRSREIVKALLENRRNCSYAEIDAPHGHDAFLLDDPRYMSVVRAWFDRIAAEFQA; encoded by the coding sequence ATGACGCTGATCGCCGAACCGAAGTCCATGCAGTTCGAGCAGCCGCTGCCGCTGCGCAGCGGCGCGTCGGTGCGCGGCTACGACCTCGCCTACGAGACCTACGGGACGCTGAACGCGGACAAGAGCAACGCCGTGCTGGTCTGCCACGCGCTCAATGCGTCGCACCACGTCGCCGGCGTCTATCCGGGCCAGGACAACTCCGAAGGCTGGTGGGACACGATGATCGGCCCCGGCAAGCCGGTGGACACCGACCGCTTCTTCGTCATCGGCGTCAACAACCTGGGCTCGTGCTTCGGCTCCACCGGACCGATGCACCGCAACCCCGACACCGGCAAGGTGTACGGCGCCGATTTCCCGGTGGTGACGGTGGAGGACTGGGTCGACGCGCAGGCGCGCCTGCTCGACCGCCTCGGCATCGCGCAACTGGCGGCCGTGATGGGCGGCAGCCTGGGCGGGATGCAGGCGCTGTCATGGACGCTGCAGTACCCGGATCGCGTGCGGCACGCCGCGGTGATCGCCAGCGCTCCCAACCTGACGGCCGAGAACATCGCGTTCAACGAAGTGGCGCGCCGCGCCATCGTCACCGACCCGGACTTCCACGGCGGCCACTTCTACGAACATGGCGTGGTGCCGCAACGGGGCCTTCGCATCGCCCGCATGATCGGCCACATCACGTACCTGTCGGACGACGTCATGAACGAGAAGTTCGGCCGCCAGCTTCGAAGCGGCCTGGACATCCGCTACACCACGCAGGACATCGAGTTCCAGATCGAGAGCTACCTGCGCTACCAGGGCGACAAGTTCAGCGAGTACTTCGACGCCAACACCTATCTGCTGATCACGCGCGCGCTGGACTACTTCGATCCGGCGTCGCGGCACGACGGCAACCTGTCCAAGGCACTCGCCGCGGCCACCGCGCGCTTCCTGCTGGTGAGCTTCACGACGGACTGGCGCTTCTCGCCGAAACGCAGCCGCGAGATTGTCAAGGCGTTGCTGGAGAACCGGCGCAACTGCAGCTACGCCGAGATCGACGCGCCCCATGGCCACGACGCCTTCCTGCTGGACGACCCGCGCTACATGTCGGTGGTGCGGGCGTGGTTCGATCGCATCGCGGCGGAGTTCCAGGCATGA